ccatgtgtcatttttttattaaattttttcattgacacccctgctcggcgagcaagcccATTTGTGCTCGGGAAGCAACTACCAGACATGGAtttcgatcagaattcttatgcCAAAATCCCAACTCCAATCAACTCGTAACACGTGGCATTTGTGTGGTCagcagtcaagcgcgttttccacacgggtcaatattttgaccgaacataggagTGTAAgaggctgtatgtgatgtttttagagaattgaggggttgagaggttgtcccctaagttgatgggtcaggtgaaaaaaagttacaagtttaggggtttgggtgcctattaagcctagTTTCTATCTATCTAAAAAAAGATAAACTCCTAAATCCATTTGGGCACAACAATAGTCATAAAAGTTTATGCTCATGTTTCTCTCAGCATTCAAAATTATGGTTCACCAAGTGGCTCTTTTGGCAgagtttcaatttttatttatgttttttttttaacttttttttgtttgtttttcagGTTTACCCCCATTTTCAGCTATTCCTTATTTTAGCGTCttaatattttttcatttttcatggaAAACTTTATGGAATTTAAAGTTGCAAGTGCTCGACCCAGACTACAGTTAAGCATGCATCTTTATTTAATATTGTGTATCTGTCCATAAGTCTCCGAACCACAGCTAGAACCTGCatctaatatatattatattataatcaGTCTCAATTTGGTGAATTTCGTTGGCCATACATAGTTTTCTCTTTCTTCAGGCCAGTGGTCATTTTATGTTAAATCGAGACAAGTTGGCAGTTCATCGTGGCTTCTGTGGCTCGAGGGGAATTGTGAAGGAAGTAATcataaataagatttattgtctAGATAGGATTACTTTATATGTGTAATTAGAATTCCTAGCATGCGTagcattttcttatttatattaGTCCTAGTTAATtgcctatatgtatatatatgcttGTGTATGATttatttaagggttaattcaaaaataaaaaaaaaatcaacgtggtttcacgtttttgcaGATGGATACCTGTAGCTTTTTCCTAACAAAACAAGCCATGTGGTtggccatttttttttattttgggttgaCTTTACCAAATTTGGCTGATAACGAACTCGAAATGAaacttttcaagaattaaaattgtttagtatcatatttactatggaaccacatttattatttttcaaaatcgttatttttggagttttctcttgctaaacattaactttctatctcataaaaacaacaacacctaaatggacccaaacctaaaaagttgaaaaattaaatgtCACATTATGTATATTTTGTTGTAAATTAACACAATGTCGAACCTTGGAGGGTTAGAGCTTGAATTTGAAGGCCTAGAAATACCCACGAGTACTTGTAACTCATTTGGTTTTCTTCAGGAACTTGTGTTTTGGGTATATCTTCTACTTTTATTTTCtgtgttttgatgttttttattatttgattaTAACTGAATACTGACTAATAAGTGATATGTAATTCATGCGGATAAATTGATACAATAATTGGCATAGTTTGTAAAACAAAAACCGCATGttttacacaaattaaaaaGACCTTTAATAGAACACAGTATAGTGTTTAGAAATGCTAAGTAGAAAGCAGAGCGAAATAGTACCATAATGAtaatgaaattgagtgaaatacAAATTTAATTAGAAAGTATGGTAATGAATCTAGCGTGTTGAATAAGTTCTAGTAAGCATAAAACaactttttcaataattttgatAGGAGAAAGAAACTTGAGTTATTCTTAAAGGAGATAGTACAATGATAAATTACAAGATAAGAAACAGACACACACAGTCACAATCCTAAACCTtaaaaggaaaaagggttaggaaaataaagaaaaaacacTTAAGAAATTGATGATTTAGAGTCCAAATTTAACTAGCATACACTTATATTTATTTGATAGATTAGGGGTATATGTGTAGTTTTTGGGTTAAATTTGGAGCTTATAGGTTTATAATTAAGAAAGAATTAGatcaggaggaggaggaggaatgtaGTCATTGAGCTTCCAAAATCCATTCTCCATCTGAACCAAACCTTTATTGATAACAGAGGTCCACCAAGTGGGAGGCACCTTGTAAAGAGCATTCAAGAGATCATCATATTTGTTGACTAGTGCAACATCGAAATCAAATCCCAACTTGAAGTCATTTCCTTCTCCTTGGTAAGCAGCAATTCCATAGAAATGAAGGTTGAGATCATGCGACTGCACGTTGGTGTGTGTCTTTATGTCTGCTGAATTTTGGGTGTTAATGTAAAGCTGTACACCAACCTCTGAATATCTAGTGATGATTAAATCTGGAGGAAGATCAGGAACAATATCCTTATTATTTCGAATGCGCAACAGATGAAGATTAGGCAGGGAATTAAACAATTCCAGAAATGTTTTGTCTCCAACGCGGGGGCAACCATAAACAAAAGCAGTGACTGGATATACGACCGAAGTAGAACCAGATGGCTTGTTATATCCATTGAAAACTATGTCCATTGCATTCAGAGTTGCAAGTGCTCCACCCAAACTATGACCTACTACAGTTATGCTCACATCTTCATTTAATGCTGAGTATTTGTCCACAAGTCTCCGAACCACAGCTAGAACCTGTATCCAATATATACTATATTATAGTCagtcttatttatttatgtgaAAGTGAAAGTGAAAGTGaaatacaaataatatataCCTGTTCTCTAGCACTGGTTTTACTGTAAACTGAATTTGCACTTTTGTCAGTGTAGACATTGAGAAAACCCTGATGTACCTTTGCATTATTACCAGGAAAAACCTCTGGAGCTGAAGTCTGACAaaagttaatattttttaaCCATTCAATTGGCAACCTTGTTCCCCTCCAACATATCAGGATGTCTCTCCTGCCTAAAACAAGCTTTCCTTCATCGGTTGCAACAGCAACATACCCCATAAATGCAGATTGTCTTTTTGCCCAATCTCCAATTTCGACTTCTGATCTTGCATAAAAGCAGTCACTCACTTCGTATTTGAATGGATTCCCAAGTTCTAGTCCTGCCCGAATGAACAGTTCCTCCGTAGGAAATAAGCATAGTCCATACCCATCAGATTGTTCCACGCCATTGAAACAATCATTCACCGCACTAATTCTTTCACCGTACTGAACAAGATACCGCCGGAGATTATCGTCGATAGGGTCTAAAAGACCATTCCAATTGTTTTCAATGCCGCTAAGTGCCTTCCATTTTGATGCTATGCACTCCATTATGATATGATATAtgcttttaatttgtttttctctGATCTTCCTTCTTATTTGCACATATATATAGGTATCAAAATTAGTATTTTAATCAACACCAGATAAGGATCCATTATTAGAAAAATTATATCAGTTTATGTTTATCCAAATTAATCTGGATGTTCAACAGCCTAATCAAATTCAGAAATGTGatttacatgtttttataacATCTGTACTGTAAATATATACTTTATAGTCTAGTTACTCTGAAAAATTAAGGATAATATTCATTATATATCAACATTAaccctttcttcttcttgtttaacgtttacttatttttttatacttttatttcTCGTCTCATACCCACCcacgtttttatttctttttcatctTGTTAATCACTTTCCAATTCTTTATCATCCTAGCTTCCAATATTATATATCATTCATCTTATCTTTTTGGTAGATTAACCAAAGAAATTCTATATTAATTAACTAAGCCTATATATAATAGGGAtccgaattaattaattaagcctATATACAATGAGCTAGAGATGAATTAATTAGTCCTCTCGGAATTGATTTAAGGGTCCCTGAATTTGGCTAATAGGATCAATTTTCTCCTAATTCAACTTTAAGCATCAATCTAACCCTTTAACTCGACACTTGATATCAAATTAGTCCAAATGACACGTGTCTAATAACTGCCAATCATATACTGACACGTGTCCTTTTCCGACTAATTTGATCTCAAGTGTCCAGTTCAAGGACCAATTTGATACCCAAACTCCATTAATTATTCCTACTAGTCAACTTAAATGGCCAAATTGTTTCTTAATTAGAACATTGAACTTATGATTTGATGGTtaagttcttattgcttcttTCAAAATTAGAacttatgtttttaattttgatagtTAAGTTCTTACGTTTTGATATGACTCCTTCAAAACTAGAATTACAATACCAACTTAGACCTTATTTCAGAATTAGAATGAGTGTACATGTTTCACAGATATTCAGAACCAATGTATAAAAGAGTTTAGGGAatgtgattttaaaaaaaaaacaaaatactccAGATATGAAATTAGGAATGAGCTTAGGGTTTATAACTTTAAATCTTTAGATTTTCAATTGTATTTAAATTTGTGAATGTTTTGCTAAATAGGTGACatgtttattatatatttatgttttgtttaattgatttatttatttattattaacgAGTATGGGTACCTCGGAATTAAATGAGACAAAATGGATCCAAAATGTGCAtctgttagggtaatgggaaaagaataaatataataacaGCGTAACTGTACGAGAATAACCTTGCTTACACATAAGTATGATTAACACagggtatatatatattaaaaataaaatatttgatttgtgaatatatataaaattataaagcaTTATTAAGTCTAGTTATATCATTATAACTAAACTTTTTTTAGAACAACTTtgaaatatatttattatatatataaaagtttaatgccagaaatatatatttaacactgacaaaattatatatatagggaATAAAGTCTAATGtgagaaatatatatttaaaactgatAAATTTTCTGTCATTTCAATCCAATTCGGTTATCGGTCCAATTCTAGATAAATTTCGATCAATGTTTTTAATGTCAAATTTTCAATTCCGTCCAGTTCTTTGAAAAAAGTCAATGGTTCGGGTTGATCCGATATATTGACTCATGAACATCGTTTTTTGGAGAAAGCATAATCAACTTCGATTTTGTCATTTTCCGGCAAGATATATGTATTCAAATGAGGATTTGGACTCTTAGGGTTGCAGGGATTATGTTGGTATACTCGGTTTCTTCGTATGTCAAAGTTGAATTCTCCCGAATCAATTGTATTCCCGACGaggtacaaaaataatgtagaaGATTcctgaaattatttttaaagtATGTTAGAGTAGAAGAACTAAAACTGAAAATTGTCGAGggcaaaatatataattttgacGGGCTAATTAGTTTATGGAATACAAAATAAAGAGTCAAGGCACAAAATACAtggtataaaaaaaaataaggactTGACTATATTTTTTCAGACACTCAACATCTCAAAAATGAGACCTCCTTATATAAAAAATCCAATACAATATTTCTTGTACAAACCCATACAAAACCCATAAAAAACCCATACATAGACTTTGACACATACATTACACCCATACCTTGACTTTGAATACAACTATTTAATTCTTTCTTTTCACAtgcttttgttttatttattttatttattgttattttttatatcaaaaattaagtttattattttgtattattattattttaacatgctccattaaacttaatttttcgtgaCTCCCAATTGAGCTCTCAGTTGACTGAACACGTCATGTTTTAGCGGCttcgtgaaaatatctgcaatttgatcTTGAGTTTTCACGTACTCAGCTTTACCTCCTTTTGCTCAATGCATtcccgaataaaatgatacctcgtatcaatgtgcttacttcgatcatgaaacactggatttttcgctaatgccagtgcagatttattatcaataaaaatctctgttggatcattttgactcATCTGAAATTCTTTTAGAAATTTCCGGAGCCAAATCGCATGACACACACAAGATGTTGCAGCTACATATTCAGCTTCGCAGGTAGATAACGTCACGATCAGTTGCTTTTTTGAACTCCATGTGAATGCAGTATcacccagaaaaaatacaaaaccagttgtactttttcggtcatccTTGTCATCGGCCCAGTCACTATCACTgtatccaactaatttgaaatcatcagattttgaataaagtaaacccaaattagttgtacctttaatataacggagaattctttttgctgcgttccaatgtgacaccgttggggcttccatgtatcgacttactaagccgaCTGCATAAAGAATATCTGGTCTCGTACATGTCAAGTATCTGAGACTTCCGGCCAAGCTTCAGAATAATGTCGGGTTGACTCTATCTCCATCTTcatcttttgtcaacttgaATCCACATTTGACTAGCGTGCTGACagaattacaattttccatcttgaacttctttaagatctccttcgcAAAACCAccttgagaaataaaaattccgccgtcattctgcttcacttcaatgccaagataatatgacattagaccaatgtcagttatctcgaactcacgagccattgtcttcttgaactcttcaaacatcttaggattgttccctgtaaaaatgagatcatccacatacaaacaaacaagtaacatatctccatttttcacctttgcatatagggcatattcatgtgggcatttgacaaaaccattttcttaaaaatatttgtcaatgagACTGTTCTAGGCTCGTGGTACTTGCTTAAGACCATAAAGtgtctttttcaattttagcactttgttttcttgacctttcacaacatacccaggtggttgctggatataaatttcctcttccagatatccgttgagaaatgcggatttcacgtccatttgatggattctccaccTGTGTTGAGAAGCTACAGAAATTATCAGTCTGATACTCTCCATTatggcaacaggagcaaaaacttcattgtaatcaattccgggtcgttgactgaacccttttgccaccagtcttgctttatgtcggacGATTTCACcatttgcatctttctttgctttgaaaACCTGtttaactccaatgggtttttgaccgaccggaagtgatgtcagctcccatgttttatttttctcgatcgaatgaatctcctcttccatggattttctccatttttcatctttcattacttcttctggatctgttggttcatcattaacaaaatgacaataaagagttaattcatcatcgagattttttgttatttcatagagatctttaataggtatgaTTTTTTTAGGCTTTCCGGGCAgatgttcatctgaactgtCTTCATTACTCGAGGATGAACTCGAACTAGATGAGCTTACTGATGTCGAATTGGTTGCTGGTGTTGTGGCTGCGACTGTGGctggttcttcctgatcattgtcttcatccataaaatgataaaaactgtagctgttttctttttcaccggtccagtcccaaactgcttcttcatcaatggtgacatctctactgatgatgattttctgagtctgaggatcgaacattttgtaccctttggaatgttctgaatagcccac
The window above is part of the Euphorbia lathyris chromosome 3, ddEupLath1.1, whole genome shotgun sequence genome. Proteins encoded here:
- the LOC136224619 gene encoding phospholipase A1-II 1-like, producing the protein MECIASKWKALSGIENNWNGLLDPIDDNLRRYLVQYGERISAVNDCFNGVEQSDGYGLCLFPTEELFIRAGLELGNPFKYEVSDCFYARSEVEIGDWAKRQSAFMGYVAVATDEGKLVLGRRDILICWRGTRLPIEWLKNINFCQTSAPEVFPGNNAKVHQGFLNVYTDKSANSVYSKTSAREQVLAVVRRLVDKYSALNEDVSITVVGHSLGGALATLNAMDIVFNGYNKPSGSTSVVYPVTAFVYGCPRVGDKTFLELFNSLPNLHLLRIRNNKDIVPDLPPDLIITRYSEVGVQLYINTQNSADIKTHTNVQSHDLNLHFYGIAAYQGEGNDFKLGFDFDVALVNKYDDLLNALYKVPPTWWTSVINKGLVQMENGFWKLNDYIPPPPPDLILS